The DNA sequence TAGAAAATTAGTGGTGTCGCAATTTTCCCACGTTTACATACACTCACTTTTCGTGTatatttgtttgtcgttccggtggGATTTTTGCTCAATTTTGAGACagttcccgataagctagcaagctgaaattttcagggtagcttcaaaacccggtaacaatgcaatttacaactataaaaacggctgaactgattttgataaaaattggaTGGAGTGACACTTAAAAATGtgggttttataaaatttttaaattatttttttagtatgggtaCCAACAAATTGTGATGAACCAACAAAACATGCAAATCTCTTCCGAATGTTatgacattttattataattacctgctaataaaaaaagtaaaactaagCTTAAACTATACATAatgaaaaacacttttttaatttaaaataaaatatacatcaaaCGTCCACAtgttttaaaaacgaatttCCACAACGCCATTTcaaaaacgatttttaattagtataCTGTAATGAAATTGCgattaaaagtgaattaaagattattaaaattaaaagaaaattattaatcttgATTTAACGTGAAAATTTGGATATATAATctcctaataaaaaaaacttgattggattaaactttatctaaaattcatttaacgctaatacaaaaagaattaaaaaaaatgtaaaaaatgtcagatgtttttttatatttgtacttggacatattaattataaacaatctAATATCCGCAGATTGCATACCGTAACgcaattttattgaaagaaaatgacGTCAGCCTAACGTGAAAAGCATTTGTTTAATAGCCTGTTTTAAGTTCCACATCTGGGCGACGGCCATGCAAAATATAAAGGTCTGGGACCTctcttatttatgttttcaaaactattttgtaaaaaatggggtgagaaataaaatacaacattgatttaactaatatatttataaatacaataactaaATTGTCTTtacggtaataaaataaaataacaaaaacatattttactattattccTATCTacgtaaaaaaaagtaaaggaaaaagtataaaatagaaaaaaacaacctatttatattatttttttatgcagcTGTCAAAAATacgtcatgttttttttttgtaaggtatTTAGGCTAAGTAGTATGAAATATTGCTTCGGAACAAAAATGAATCTTACTATGGAAACAGTGCCTTTTCGACGTAGGGTTAGGAGTGATCAACGCGTGACAAAGATTAGGGTCGATGGGAAATACTatctttatattctttatttttattaatgtaacagtaaagatattaaaatattgcataTATTTCAAGGGGCATAAGGAGAGGGGAGGCAATAGAAACCtgatcaaaatgtattttaaaataatatgttttccttcaaaaaatagttttcataaacCTTCATAAAACTAATCTGAATTTGGTATCTAAACTCTTTAGGAACAAGATTTTATTTcgactttattaaaatttatggataaacataaaaaagtccTTTAATTTGGGCAGAATATAACAAAACCCTAATAtaattacttgtaaaaaatTATCTTGGTAATGggttaaatagaattaaaaaatattagacaggTGGCCATCTTGCATTTTTGACAGCTATTTTAGCGCCAACCTAAGACTATGTTTTTAacgaacaatatttaaatatatattttttcaataaataattttaattatttatgttaaatctttttttaatttatttacgtcaaaatataaatcttttataGCTATGAGGTACTTATctacaacaataacaataattcgagttgatatttttggaatatgttgcacaaatataaataacttaatttagcCTCAAAAAATGTCACACAATCAGAGATATATGTTGTTCGATAATAtactcagacctacccaatactCACACATATCATAAGAAttggtcgagccgtttcggaggagttcaattacgtacaccgtgacacaacaattttatacacggtgatatttttgtcgtcttacaaaagcagcccagttcatgtatccgacgtaaaatacccctaggagcgatttctttttttatcatcaactaagataataagtacaaagaaaattaaacaagagatatctgaaatatactcttaaaaatgataaaaacgccaccgcctgcgcccctcaccattattacaaggctcggaccgcgctcgcaacagagctgtgtttctaaaaaactacgaattgcatcatattattgaaaaaaaaattgcatttcatttttttaaaatctcataaatacctatttttttatcatgaacgtgttctagtcattggatacatgaactgggctgcttttgtaagacgactaaaaaatcacggtgtatattagaTATAAGTATTGTTTCTCAAAGAATCTTAATAGCTTAATgaaatttaagtattattagtaCAAAACTAAGTCACTCCAAAAATATCAACTAGTGCCTGACAGTTGTCATTTTATAATTGTGCAATGTTCGTCCACATACTTTGTCTGCCAATTTTAGgcctacaaaaatatatgttataagTTGTGGTGTATTAGGccaaattctgctatttacaatagccgatgaataaatagaaattggatttaatttgacaACATTCGTATACGTGTTTTAAAAATCGACTTCCGCAttaaattaaggaatttaatacttgtgtcgcgggggtttgacaaacattcaagtcacatacacaaagacacccagaatcaggacaagcattcgtggatcacacaaatgattgccctacgcggggatcgaaaccgcggcACAGCTCGGTGGTTTTGGCGTGGATACCTCGACCACTCAGCTAGCGGGTAATGTCAATTATTCAAGACAATTTTTGAGTTGACTTTGAAGAATACGAGTAGTGCCAATTGAATCCAATTATCATTGCTTTATCtgccattataaatagcggTATTTGGGCCTAATTTAGTCAAAAGTCTTAAAATCGCCTGTTCTTATGATGACTCATGTAATTGTCAAAGAAAGATGCGTTACGCTCTCACGCCAaccataacattattatttcaaatcgtccattattgtaaaactattttaaattctatCAATTTGACGTTAAACAAACGTCAAAATATTGTCAGTGTCAATTTTGACAGTTATAGGTCTTCTCAATTTGTGATTTTGATCAATGACTTGCTATTGACTGTACAAGACATCGTGTATCGCGGCGAAATGAAAGCTCGCTGTAACAATATCTACCCATCTTCTGGAAGACTGATCAAtatgaactattttatttataggaaactgtgatgaagttttaaatgaatattaaatctgaaaaactatgaaaattttataattttaacagtcGATGGACGCAAAAAGAGCTTCATTTTTCTATCTGTCACATAGAACACAACACCTCTAGGTGGTATATATTCAACGATCCAAACTATACCTATTACAATGAGCAATTACCAAAACGAGTTttttaaaccatattttttttctctttgagaaagtttttgaaagaaaataatggaCTCATCGTTATAAATCGGACGTTGATCTTCAAAGCGTTCTATATCAAACTTTCATTCAGGGATCTATCACTAATATTTTTTGGGGGTCTATTCTCATATCTACACCGTCAATCAGGTCTATCTTCAAACATTTTCAGAGGTCTATTATCAACTCCACGTCGTCTCTCAGGGGGTTTATTATCAAACTACCTAAACTATTGATAAGTTCTTGCAGAAGAGGGCTTTTTAAAGCTAGTTAACCCTATCATCAACTCCTGGCATCGTTAATGGTCTCCGGGACCCTGATTTCTAGTCCGTCCATGTCCTTCGTGAGGGTTATCTGACAGCCCAGGCGTGAGGTGTCAGTTAGACCGTAGGCAAGGTCTAGCATATCTCGTTCTTCGTCGCATGGTTCTTCAGGCAGtctgaaaagtaaaaaaatatatatttttggatgtTTGATCGATAAGATTTGAGTTAAAGGTGTATTAAACAGTGTCGGAAGTATCGTCCGATTCTGGATAGATTTGGATATATCAGAGCCGcgcaattataaataaatatttattattctattctattataaataaataaataaattctggaataaataatattgttttaaaaacgaatatatatttattccaccaccttcacacaacgccatttttgttgcattattattgcaataaacGATTTTGATTCAGTTGATAAAGTACACCCAGAcgcaaacaaacatttgtcctggatgggaatctaACCCAAGACCTATTAAACTGTTAGCTACCTCTTGTAATCCTCGTCCTTAAGCACCACATGGCAGGTGGAGCACGTTAAGGTCCCTTCACACGCGCCGTACCCCTCGATATTGAGGTCGTTGTTGACGACCACATCGAGCAGTGTGTCACCCACTTTAGCTTCCGTTTGCAATCGTTTGCCATCGTATAATATGAATGTGAtgtttattctgaaaataaagagttattattggatattttttttattaaaaactagctgttgcccgcgacttcgtccgcgtgatagaagatataagaatTTTTGAAGCTGTCGATGATCAAAATTTTGCcccgtttttgctacattttccattgtatattcgctcctattagtcgcagcgtgatggtatatagcctataaccttcctcgatgaatggtattttcaacacaaaaataatttttcaatttggaccagtagttcctgagattagcgcgttcaaacaaacaaactcttcagctttatacaccgtgatttttttgtcgtcttacaaaagcagcccagttcatgtatccaatgactagaacacgttcatgataaaaaaaatggtatttatgagatttgaataaattgaaaatgcaatattatgatgcaattcgtagttttttagaaacacagctctgttgcgaacgcggtccgagccttgtaacaatggtgaggggcgcgggcggctgcgtttttatcatttttaagagtatatttcagatttctcttgtttaatttttcttcgtacttactatcttagttgatgataaaaaaataataatcgcgcctaggggtattttacgtcggatacatgaactgagctccttttgtaagacgactaaaaaatcaccgtgtattttagtatagagtatagatttcaaaaataaaaatatacaaacgtgGGTGacgttattttttgtaaaacctttCGACCCTCGCAAGTTTTAATTGACTtgacttacatatttttatcgaacatgtcaaaacaaactaaatcaaaatcgCTCAATatgttcgggagctatgatgtaGCAGACAGACAGGCTTAAATATATAACACCACTCTTTTTGCGTCGCGCGTTAAAAAACTAGACTCcactgtcagtctgtctgtcgcCCAGCTGTATCTCAAAAACTATTAGGTAGACAGGTGAATTATTTACAGATGTGGAACTTCTGTTGTCGctacaatccctactaatattataaatgcgaaagtaactcagtctgtctgtctgtctgttacgctttcacgtcctaaaccactgaactgattttaatgaaatttagaaatttggtacagatatggagttgaccttgagtaagaacataggatagtttttatcccggacttgaaagagttctcttggaaacgcgatataaccgacctcgacgcgggcgaagccgcgggcgaaaagctagtaaaaaataatatcaaatatgttaacatttttaaaattaaaaaaattaaagatgaaGTAAAATAACTCATCTTTAAATCAATGTGTGATTAAATATTGGTTACAATATTGTTTCATTGGCCTATTAAGGAATCAGTTCCACCATCCcgattattaataattttcttaaatcgaaaaatcatgtttaaataacatttatgtaaccatctacaaaaaaatcaaGCACATTCTTAACTTCAATAGACATATCTATTGaatattatcttttttgtttgttgccttatcttttattgataaaattcaaTCCAACATATTAAGTTTTGAATAGTAACACATCAATTGTCCTACTTATCTTTCTAATCAGCTATTTATTAGATTTCTAATAAATCTTTGAATGACAATTAAATCAAGTGATGTTTAACTAAACTATAGAACTAGATTTATtagtataacattttataaaactatgaCTGACATACTTGCAAAACAGTTTAATTCTatattcacttaaaataaatacttaattaatagatttaactAATCTAAgacccatgtttttaaatgtcactcaataaaaaaaaaacattttttttcagggtagcttcaaacccgatggcaaTGCAATAAAACAGGTGGACAGATTTAaatgaagtgacatttaaaaacgtgggtatttagatttttaaaatgtattaattttattttaaaacactagCTGATAAAATGGCTTTGCTTGCATAGTTTACATTTATagtacaaaaactataaaaaatgtattaaaagacAGCCAGCCCTTGTGTGTAGAATGGTATAGAAAGAAGGAGTCCATCAAATAATGTTGCCATGGCGTTTAATAACTAAGGAGAAAGAAAAATTTTGAAGACGATAAAACATATTCTTGAGATAAAATTAaccatcatttgtttttttaattattaattccaCCACATGTTTCAAgtaattacacatttatttttctatgacaAGTTGGTATTTATATGCCTAAagatagaaaacattttttttaataagtttcaaTTATCAGAATTTAAGAAATAACTGCAATTAGGGCTTCTACTGTGAGTTGGTAGTTATTTTAAACTGACAATTTATAGACCAGTActagatttttatttcgaatCTTACTCTAGTTAGGCCACCATTCATAcatgttattttagtatatAGGCATAACATTGACCTTCACTCAGATACAGGAAACAAATCACTCTGAACGCGCCAATACCACGcgtaacttatatttatttaataatttttaatattcgtaCTTTGACCATAACCACCATTAATGTTAATTGCctatgaggtttttttttaatattttactattcgAAAGTATTCAAAAGTTcaaccttattttttaaatcatagaCAAGTAcagtttgtagtttttattacgtGTACATGAACAATGCAAATAATGACTTACTTTTCGTCTTTTAACGCCAGTTCTGTTGTCGACAGTGGGGCTATACTCCTAATATTACCGAAACTTGTAGATCCAcggttgtttttaataatacaacGTAGATTTTTCGAAGAAAAGTTTTTTACAAAGTTCCGTAGCATTTTGTTGATTTTCTGTACacagagtcgtttaaaaaagcTGAATCACTGAACGCGACGCCGTCGAATATTAAGTAACTTCGTGAGATAGCGTCCTGGAGatatatgttaataaattatgataatttcgCAAAATTATACTTGACCTTACGAATTTTAGGTTACTCAAGTAACGTTCCGTTTTTACATGACGTTAACGTCATTTTGACAACTTTCTCCGAGCAAGTGGTACATTTCCATTTATATACATGgttcaatgtattttataaattttcaaagcctgataatatgaattaattgaaatacaacattttatcaATGTCTAGACCAAGctacaaattattttctgatAACTAGATCTTGCATTTTTGAGCTGAAAGGAACGTAGCTACACCTGATGTTGACGTTGAACAAACGTTTAGTAACTAAATTTATGATTTCCTACAGTtgatagcaaataaaaaaattacgtatttatcGTGAAGGCGGCTCATTAACTATGTaacttatgtaaaaaatacGCATATTTCTGCGAGGATATAACTTGGGTAGGcacattgaataaaataaatgtctcagaaaaagataaaactaaACGTGCCTCGGTCTTAGATGGTCTTAGAAGTGTGTCAGTTTGTGTTCCAATTCGGAAGCTTTTGAGATATCTAGCATGATACTGAATTTGGATGGAAAGTAGCGAAATAGGCAAGAAATAGGAAAGCAGAATTGGTTGTTGATTCAGttattgcattatataaaaatgtatgatacctgaaatattataaaagtacctaccaaataaaacaataatttattgcagcAATATTTCTTATCCACTAATAATCGATATATAAAgtattaagattattttcatgttgaagaactaaaaaaatatttttcacattaaaacttgttttgaaGCGAATAATTCGATTATTCGATACCTGTCATCATACTCAATATTTCAGTTCATGAGAGCTGGAACGCTGAAATctcgaaaaaaaattgtcattgtcAAGAAGTTGTCAATTGTCGAAATTCATTGTTGaaaagtcaaaatattaaagtattctTCGGATTTTACTTCTCAAATATTCCTTATAAGCATAAAACTCGAATATCTCAAGTTATTTATCGAAACTATAAACAAAACCATCAAACATGTCGGAACgtttaaaaagtacaataaatgTGTCGAATGATGAAGTAATAGATGAAATTACAAGAGATTTAAACAGTTCTTTGGCCGTAAATGATAatgttgaagagtttgttataAATCCAGGAACAAGCGCTGAAGAATATCCgcaggcgggcggcggcgaTGCACCAAAGACAAGCggtatatatttt is a window from the Trichoplusia ni isolate ovarian cell line Hi5 chromosome 3, tn1, whole genome shotgun sequence genome containing:
- the LOC113492249 gene encoding adrenodoxin-like — translated: MLRNFVKNFSSKNLRCIIKNNRGSTSFGNIRSIAPLSTTELALKDEKINITFILYDGKRLQTEAKVGDTLLDVVVNNDLNIEGYGACEGTLTCSTCHVVLKDEDYKRLPEEPCDEERDMLDLAYGLTDTSRLGCQITLTKDMDGLEIRVPETINDARS